The Micromonospora sp. M71_S20 genome window below encodes:
- a CDS encoding YafY family protein, with protein sequence MRAARLISLVLLLQARETMTAAELARELEVSERTVYRDVLALSAAGVPVYADRGRTGGYRLLGGYRTRLTGLTRDEAEALFLAGLPGPAGDMGLADAVASAELKVLAALPPTLRDAPARTGQRFHLDVPGWFREVGPPPWLTELAGAVWRDRVVELRYRRGDREVTRTVRPYGLVLKNGVWYLVGRVGDDVRTYRVDRVTGVRVAPETFDRDEGFDLAGYWREQAEAFHRGVLREWATVRLSPAGLRQLRHVADAPFAYDEAVAAAGGPDGQGWVVTRLPVESVDVAYHQLLGLGPEVEVLDPPELRARLAEAAERTARRYAGPEPGPDFQPGQR encoded by the coding sequence GTGCGGGCGGCCCGGTTGATCTCGTTGGTCCTGCTGCTCCAGGCGCGGGAGACGATGACCGCGGCGGAGCTGGCCCGGGAGCTGGAGGTCTCCGAGCGGACCGTCTACCGGGACGTGCTGGCGCTCTCCGCCGCCGGGGTGCCCGTCTACGCCGACCGGGGCCGCACCGGCGGCTACCGGCTGCTCGGCGGCTACCGGACCCGGCTGACCGGGCTGACCCGGGACGAGGCGGAGGCGCTCTTCCTGGCCGGGCTGCCCGGGCCGGCGGGCGACATGGGGCTCGCCGACGCCGTCGCCTCGGCCGAGCTGAAGGTGCTGGCCGCGCTGCCGCCCACGCTCCGCGACGCCCCGGCCCGCACCGGGCAGCGGTTCCACCTGGACGTGCCGGGCTGGTTCCGGGAGGTGGGACCGCCGCCGTGGCTGACCGAGCTGGCCGGCGCGGTCTGGCGGGACCGGGTGGTCGAGCTGCGCTACCGGCGCGGTGACCGCGAGGTGACGCGCACCGTGCGGCCGTACGGGCTGGTGCTCAAGAACGGCGTCTGGTATCTGGTGGGCCGCGTCGGCGACGACGTGCGCACCTACCGGGTGGACCGGGTCACCGGCGTGCGGGTGGCCCCGGAGACCTTCGACCGGGACGAGGGCTTCGACCTGGCCGGGTACTGGCGGGAACAGGCCGAGGCGTTCCACCGGGGCGTGCTGCGCGAGTGGGCCACCGTCCGGCTCAGCCCCGCCGGCCTGCGCCAGCTCCGGCACGTGGCGGACGCCCCCTTCGCGTACGACGAGGCCGTCGCCGCCGCCGGCGGCCCCGACGGGCAGGGCTGGGTGGTGACCCGGCTGCCCGTCGAGTCCGTCGACGTCGCGTACCACCAGTTGCTCGGGCTGGGCCCGGAGGTGGAGGTGCTCGACCCGCCGGAGCTGCGGGCGCGGCTGGCCGAGGCGGCCGAGCGGACGGCCCGCCGCTACGCCGGCCCCGAGCCGGGCCCGGACTTTCAGCCGGGTCAGCGGTAG
- a CDS encoding GNAT family N-acetyltransferase produces the protein MTDLVIRPLTAGEEALFDSLPHTRLVGRAAFGDNYSDMAADGQYRPEWSWVALRAGTVVARAAWWGGPDDESPLALDWLDFTDHEAAVRLLRAAPLRAEYSLSLPPGWRDDPAVRAEAQARIDAATAAGMSPLVARYRYRWTREHGLPARPGRLEFRPEPDDAVILDVLRRVGEGSLDAHTRHAAAEHGPEAAAREELDLLRWLPSPRDWWRLAWTPAGELVGVTVPARNHSDPVVGFVGVVPEQRGHGYAYDLLVEATHLLVEAGVTEIVAATDQTNHPMAAAFARAGYPIERERLDLV, from the coding sequence ATGACCGACCTGGTCATCCGCCCGCTCACCGCGGGCGAGGAAGCACTGTTCGACTCCCTGCCCCACACCAGGCTGGTGGGGCGCGCCGCCTTCGGCGACAACTATTCCGACATGGCCGCCGACGGTCAGTACCGTCCCGAGTGGAGCTGGGTCGCCCTGCGCGCCGGCACCGTGGTGGCCCGCGCCGCCTGGTGGGGTGGGCCGGACGACGAGTCTCCGTTGGCCCTCGACTGGCTCGACTTCACCGACCACGAGGCCGCGGTCCGGCTGCTGCGCGCCGCGCCGCTGCGGGCCGAGTACTCCCTCTCGCTGCCACCCGGCTGGCGGGACGACCCGGCCGTCCGGGCGGAGGCGCAGGCCCGCATCGACGCGGCGACCGCCGCCGGCATGTCCCCGCTGGTCGCGCGGTACCGGTACCGGTGGACGCGGGAGCACGGGCTGCCCGCCCGGCCCGGCCGGTTGGAGTTCCGCCCGGAACCCGACGACGCCGTGATCCTCGACGTGCTGCGCCGCGTCGGCGAGGGAAGCCTCGACGCCCACACCCGCCACGCCGCCGCCGAGCACGGGCCGGAGGCGGCGGCGCGGGAGGAGCTCGACCTGTTGCGCTGGCTGCCGAGCCCGCGCGACTGGTGGCGGCTGGCCTGGACGCCGGCCGGTGAACTGGTCGGCGTCACCGTGCCGGCCCGCAACCACAGCGATCCGGTCGTCGGCTTCGTCGGCGTGGTGCCCGAGCAGCGCGGGCACGGCTACGCGTACGACCTGCTGGTCGAGGCCACCCACCTGCTCGTCGAGGCGGGAGTGACCGAGATCGTGGCGGCCACCGACCAGACGAACCACCCGATGGCCGCCGCCTTCGCCCGGGCGGGCTACCCGATCGAGCGGGAACGCCTCGATCTCGTGTGA
- a CDS encoding RidA family protein: MTPPTRLIRVPALSDVAEYAYAATVEPPARLVFTAGACPLDAEGRTVAPGDPVGQARQVMTNLETALAAAGARLTDVVKTTVYVASSRQADLVAVWEVVRDAFGAHEPPGTLLGVAVLGYPDQLVEVEAVAAVREEN, translated from the coding sequence GTGACCCCACCGACCCGGCTGATCCGCGTGCCCGCTCTCTCCGACGTCGCCGAGTACGCGTACGCGGCCACGGTCGAGCCGCCCGCCCGGCTGGTGTTCACCGCCGGCGCCTGCCCGCTCGACGCCGAGGGGCGAACCGTCGCGCCCGGCGACCCGGTCGGGCAGGCCCGGCAGGTGATGACCAACCTGGAGACCGCCCTCGCGGCGGCCGGGGCCCGGCTCACCGACGTCGTCAAGACCACCGTGTACGTGGCGTCGTCCCGCCAGGCCGACCTGGTGGCCGTGTGGGAGGTGGTCCGGGACGCGTTCGGCGCCCACGAGCCGCCCGGCACCCTGCTCGGGGTGGCCGTGCTGGGCTACCCCGACCAGCTCGTCGAGGTGGAGGCCGTCGCCGCCGTACGCGAGGAGAACTGA
- a CDS encoding VOC family protein, producing the protein MSDYYDAFEMSPVPTPGPDAVAPEPFRGIYGMPAFVTIPTTDLAASVDFWTRGLGFFELFSIPGTLVHLRRWAFQDVLLRSAESVPAQTPAMSFSFSGVLSQIDSLVEACRALRPDSVDGPRDTPWNTRDVEVITPENARIIFTAAKPFDPASQEARNLEAIGITPPGAGRGDNEEHA; encoded by the coding sequence ATGAGTGACTACTACGACGCTTTCGAGATGAGTCCCGTGCCCACTCCCGGCCCGGACGCGGTCGCGCCGGAGCCGTTCCGGGGCATCTACGGAATGCCGGCGTTCGTGACGATCCCCACGACCGACCTGGCGGCGTCGGTGGACTTCTGGACTCGTGGTCTCGGGTTCTTCGAGCTGTTCAGCATCCCCGGCACGCTCGTGCACCTGCGCCGGTGGGCGTTCCAGGACGTGCTCCTCCGCTCGGCGGAGAGCGTGCCGGCGCAGACACCGGCGATGAGCTTCAGTTTCTCGGGCGTGCTCAGCCAGATCGACTCCCTCGTCGAGGCATGTCGTGCGTTGCGTCCGGACTCGGTCGACGGCCCACGGGACACCCCCTGGAACACCCGCGACGTGGAGGTGATCACCCCCGAGAACGCACGGATCATCTTCACCGCGGCGAAGCCCTTCGACCCGGCCAGCCAGGAGGCGCGGAACCTTGAAGCCATCGGGATCACCCCACCGGGCGCCGGTCGCGGCGACAATGAGGAGCATGCCTGA
- a CDS encoding VOC family protein, translating to MAVEWKLVVDCADPNAQARFWAAALGYETEDNSGLIERLLGGGAIGPEAYLDIDGRKAWRQLAAVRHPDDPVDPASGTGLGRRLLFHQVPERKQVKNRLHVDLHVGPAEREATVKRLEGLGATVLREVADFGSVHTTMADPEGNEFDVQ from the coding sequence ATGGCCGTGGAGTGGAAGCTCGTCGTCGACTGCGCCGACCCGAACGCGCAGGCCCGCTTCTGGGCGGCGGCCCTCGGCTACGAGACCGAGGACAACAGCGGGCTGATCGAGCGCCTGCTCGGCGGCGGCGCGATCGGGCCGGAGGCGTACCTCGACATCGACGGGCGCAAGGCGTGGCGGCAGTTGGCCGCCGTCCGGCACCCCGACGACCCGGTCGACCCGGCCAGCGGCACCGGGCTGGGCCGCCGGCTGCTGTTCCACCAGGTGCCCGAGCGCAAGCAGGTCAAGAACCGGCTCCACGTCGACCTGCACGTCGGCCCCGCCGAGCGGGAGGCGACGGTGAAGCGGTTGGAGGGGCTCGGCGCCACCGTGCTGCGCGAGGTGGCCGACTTCGGCAGCGTGCACACCACCATGGCCGACCCGGAGGGCAACGAGTTCGACGTGCAGTGA
- a CDS encoding ABATE domain-containing protein, with protein sequence MTDGASGLTLTSPEGTRYLFDPGALCLELLTTGGPGALARYEVLHRPRDLADWLALSRLRLDPARVEVAADELVAARRLRDALWRLVCVRTGARPPAGDPATFDATPDDLATLNRAAAGVPLAPQLAPDGTHAWALPATGGQALASIARDAVDLFTGPYRDRIRECATHDCYLVFVDTSRPGRRRWCAMERCGNRQKVRSLRARRAE encoded by the coding sequence ATGACCGACGGCGCAAGCGGACTCACCCTGACCAGCCCCGAAGGGACCCGCTACCTCTTCGACCCCGGTGCGCTCTGCCTGGAACTCCTCACCACCGGCGGCCCGGGCGCGCTGGCCCGCTACGAGGTGCTGCACCGGCCCCGCGACCTCGCCGACTGGCTGGCGCTGTCCCGGCTGCGCCTCGACCCGGCCAGGGTCGAGGTGGCCGCCGACGAACTGGTGGCCGCCCGCCGGCTACGGGACGCGCTGTGGCGGCTGGTCTGCGTGCGCACCGGGGCCCGGCCGCCGGCCGGCGACCCGGCCACCTTCGACGCGACCCCCGACGACCTCGCCACCCTCAACCGGGCGGCGGCCGGCGTGCCGCTGGCGCCGCAACTCGCCCCCGACGGGACGCACGCCTGGGCGCTGCCGGCCACCGGCGGACAGGCGTTGGCCAGCATCGCCCGGGACGCGGTGGACCTGTTCACCGGCCCGTACCGCGACCGCATCCGCGAGTGCGCCACGCACGACTGCTACCTCGTCTTCGTGGACACCTCGCGCCCCGGCCGGCGACGCTGGTGCGCGATGGAGCGCTGCGGCAACCGGCAGAAGGTCCGCTCGCTGCGCGCCCGCCGCGCCGAGTAA
- a CDS encoding alanyl-tRNA editing protein — MGVTHHGRTHRLDLADPTLREWECTVLHADPEQGVVLDRSAFYPGGGGQPPDHGVLLWQGVQTRIVGTRKGDDLWLIPAEGDPLPPAGTAVTGAVEDDRRTRLMRTHSGLHVLCGVVFRDFGALVTGGNMEPGEARMDFNLPEVPSDFKSRIEELVNAEVAADRAVAVRVLPRAEALSLPDIIRTQSNLIPPEEQEVRIVDIVGLDVQADGGTHVASTAQIGKVQVVKVESKGRANRRVRVRLAD; from the coding sequence ATGGGCGTCACACACCACGGTCGTACGCACCGGCTGGACCTCGCCGATCCGACGCTGCGGGAGTGGGAGTGCACGGTGCTGCACGCCGATCCCGAGCAGGGCGTCGTGCTGGACCGGTCGGCGTTCTATCCGGGCGGCGGCGGGCAGCCGCCGGACCACGGCGTGCTGCTCTGGCAGGGGGTGCAGACCCGGATCGTCGGCACCCGTAAGGGCGACGACCTCTGGCTGATCCCGGCCGAGGGCGACCCGCTGCCGCCGGCGGGAACGGCGGTCACCGGTGCGGTCGAGGACGACCGGCGCACCCGGCTGATGCGGACCCACTCCGGGCTGCACGTGCTCTGCGGGGTGGTGTTCCGCGACTTCGGCGCGCTCGTCACGGGCGGCAACATGGAGCCGGGCGAGGCCAGGATGGACTTCAACCTGCCCGAGGTGCCGTCGGACTTCAAGAGCCGCATCGAGGAGCTGGTCAACGCCGAGGTGGCCGCCGACCGGGCGGTGGCCGTGCGGGTGCTGCCCCGGGCGGAGGCGCTCTCCCTGCCCGACATCATCCGTACCCAGTCGAACCTGATCCCGCCGGAGGAGCAGGAGGTGCGGATCGTCGACATCGTCGGGCTGGACGTCCAGGCCGACGGCGGCACGCACGTCGCCTCCACGGCGCAGATCGGCAAGGTGCAGGTGGTCAAGGTGGAGAGCAAGGGGCGGGCCAACCGTCGGGTCCGCGTACGGCTGGCCGACTGA
- a CDS encoding EI24 domain-containing protein, whose amino-acid sequence MNAPRIAAPVTGAAGRFFTGVGLLLRGLGLYVRNPGLMLLGVIPALISGAIFVTAFATLAYFVDDLAALVTPFADDWSTTSRSLVRVVAGLAFLGLGGLLAVVSFTAVTLVIGDPFYEKISERVEERLGGTPNAVDVPFWPSLRRSIADSLRLVGLSILFGIPLFAAGFIPVVGQTVVPVIGAAVGGWLLAVELVGAPFYRRGMRLPDRRSILKADRPTTLGFGVAVFVCFLIPLGAVIVMPAAVAGATLLARRSLGQSITEERAVPAPPGPGHAAG is encoded by the coding sequence GTGAACGCACCCCGCATCGCCGCGCCCGTGACCGGTGCCGCCGGCCGGTTCTTCACCGGCGTGGGCCTGCTCCTGCGCGGCCTCGGCCTCTACGTCCGCAATCCCGGGCTGATGCTGCTCGGCGTCATTCCGGCGTTGATCTCGGGCGCGATCTTCGTGACCGCGTTCGCCACCCTGGCGTACTTCGTCGACGACCTGGCCGCGCTGGTCACCCCGTTCGCCGACGACTGGTCGACCACCTCGCGCAGCCTCGTCCGCGTGGTCGCCGGGCTGGCCTTCCTCGGCCTCGGCGGCCTGCTCGCGGTGGTCAGCTTCACCGCCGTCACCCTGGTCATCGGCGACCCGTTCTACGAGAAGATCTCCGAACGGGTCGAGGAGCGCCTCGGCGGCACCCCCAACGCGGTCGACGTGCCGTTCTGGCCGTCGCTGCGGCGCAGCATCGCCGACTCGCTGCGGCTGGTGGGCCTGTCGATCCTCTTCGGCATCCCGCTCTTCGCCGCGGGCTTCATCCCGGTGGTCGGCCAGACCGTGGTGCCGGTGATCGGGGCGGCGGTCGGCGGCTGGCTGCTCGCCGTGGAACTCGTCGGGGCCCCCTTCTACCGGCGCGGCATGCGGTTGCCGGACCGGCGGTCCATCCTCAAGGCGGACCGGCCGACCACGCTCGGCTTCGGGGTGGCGGTCTTCGTCTGCTTCCTGATTCCGCTCGGCGCGGTGATCGTCATGCCGGCCGCCGTCGCCGGGGCGACCCTGCTGGCCCGCCGCTCCCTCGGCCAGTCCATCACGGAGGAGCGAGCCGTGCCTGCGCCGCCAGGGCCCGGCCACGCGGCCGGCTGA
- a CDS encoding MerR family transcriptional regulator yields MPDATDADGLTVGQVSTRLGVTVRALHHWDDIGLARPSLRTTGGYRLYTAGDLERLHRIVVYRELGLGLDGIRAILDDSAADVPGALRAQRTQIAQRIERLQQLGAGLDRMIVAHERGLLLTAEQQAAIFGPRWDPDSPARARQRYGDTTQWQQYAERSALRSPEEWQAVADAVADLDRALADAMDAGVTPGSPRANQLVERHRTVFASYFPLTRQMQVCLGRMYEADPGFTAHYDGIRAGLTTWFRQSIDANARAHGIDPDTATWQ; encoded by the coding sequence ATGCCTGACGCCACCGACGCGGACGGCCTGACCGTCGGCCAGGTCTCGACGCGTCTGGGCGTGACGGTCCGCGCGCTGCACCACTGGGACGACATCGGTCTGGCGCGACCGTCGCTGCGTACGACCGGCGGATACCGGCTCTACACCGCCGGCGATCTGGAACGCCTGCACCGCATCGTCGTCTACCGGGAACTCGGCCTCGGCCTGGACGGGATCCGGGCCATCCTGGACGACTCGGCGGCGGACGTGCCCGGCGCACTGCGCGCGCAGCGCACCCAGATCGCCCAACGGATCGAGCGTCTCCAGCAGCTCGGCGCCGGCCTGGACCGGATGATCGTCGCCCACGAACGCGGCCTGCTGCTGACCGCCGAGCAGCAGGCCGCGATCTTCGGCCCCCGGTGGGACCCGGACTCGCCCGCCCGGGCCCGTCAGCGCTACGGGGACACGACGCAGTGGCAGCAGTACGCCGAACGCTCCGCCCTCCGCAGCCCGGAGGAGTGGCAGGCCGTCGCCGACGCGGTCGCCGACCTCGACCGTGCCCTCGCGGACGCGATGGACGCCGGTGTCACCCCTGGCAGCCCGCGCGCCAACCAACTCGTCGAGCGGCACCGCACGGTGTTCGCCTCGTACTTTCCCCTCACCAGGCAGATGCAGGTCTGTCTCGGCCGCATGTACGAGGCCGACCCCGGGTTCACCGCCCACTACGACGGCATCCGCGCCGGACTCACCACGTGGTTCCGGCAGAGCATCGACGCCAACGCACGCGCCCACGGCATCGACCCCGACACCGCCACCTGGCAGTAG
- a CDS encoding LacI family DNA-binding transcriptional regulator — translation MTTAQRPTLEAVARRAGVSRATVSRVVNGSTTVAEPIRDAVRRAVAELGYVPNLAARSLVTQRTDSIALVLPEAATRVFSDDQVFPGIIRGAAQELEAADKQLVLMLAGSPAGHDRVERYTTGRHVDGVLFASLHGEDPLPGRLARLGIPVVCSGRPLDGADVPYVDVDHVGGVATAVRHLLDSGRRRIATIAGPQDMVAGIERLAGYRNTVAEAGLPELVATGDFTRESGATAMRQLLAEHPDLDAVFAASDLMAHAALRTLREAGRRVPDDVAVIGFDDIETAAYTEPPLTTVRQPIVQLGRQMTRLLLRLAAGEAIEPVVLPTELIVRESA, via the coding sequence ATGACGACGGCGCAGCGGCCGACGCTGGAAGCGGTGGCCCGGCGGGCGGGCGTCTCGCGGGCAACCGTGTCCCGGGTGGTGAACGGCTCCACGACGGTCGCCGAGCCCATCCGGGACGCGGTCCGCCGGGCGGTGGCCGAGCTGGGGTACGTGCCGAACCTGGCCGCCCGCAGCCTGGTCACCCAGCGGACCGACTCGATCGCCCTGGTGCTGCCGGAGGCCGCCACCCGGGTCTTCTCCGACGACCAGGTCTTCCCCGGAATCATCCGGGGCGCGGCGCAGGAGCTGGAGGCGGCCGACAAGCAGCTCGTGCTGATGCTGGCCGGCTCGCCCGCCGGGCACGACCGGGTCGAGCGCTACACCACCGGCCGGCACGTCGACGGGGTGCTCTTCGCCTCGCTGCACGGCGAGGACCCGCTGCCCGGCCGGCTCGCCCGGCTGGGCATCCCCGTCGTGTGCAGCGGTCGCCCGCTCGACGGCGCCGACGTGCCCTACGTCGACGTCGACCACGTCGGCGGGGTGGCCACGGCGGTGCGGCACCTGCTCGACAGCGGGCGCCGCCGGATCGCCACCATCGCCGGCCCGCAGGACATGGTGGCCGGCATCGAGCGGCTCGCCGGCTACCGGAACACGGTTGCCGAGGCCGGCCTGCCGGAGCTGGTGGCGACCGGCGACTTCACCCGCGAGTCCGGGGCGACGGCGATGCGGCAGCTCCTCGCCGAGCACCCCGACCTGGACGCCGTCTTCGCCGCCTCCGACCTGATGGCGCACGCCGCCCTGCGGACGCTGCGCGAGGCGGGTCGGCGGGTGCCCGACGACGTGGCGGTGATCGGCTTCGACGACATCGAGACGGCCGCGTACACCGAGCCGCCACTGACCACCGTCCGCCAGCCGATCGTGCAGCTGGGCCGGCAGATGACCCGGCTGCTGCTGCGGCTGGCCGCCGGCGAGGCCATCGAGCCCGTGGTGCTCCCCACCGAGCTGATCGTCCGCGAGTCGGCCTGA
- a CDS encoding SDR family oxidoreductase, with product MTKPLTGKIALVAGATRGAGRQIAVQLGAAGATVYATGRSSRAGRSEMDRPETIEETAELVTAAGGTGIAVRVDHLVPEQVRDLVARIDAEQGRLDVLVNDIWGGDPLTTWEKPVWEQPLEAGFRSLRLAIDTHIVTAHFALPLMIRRPGGLVVEVGDGTREHNEANYRLSVFYDLAKVSVNRLAFSWAHELKPHGCTAVALTPGWLRSEAMLEHYGVTEENWRDGAAKEPHFVMSETPAFVGRAVAALAADPDRARWNGESLDSGGLAQVYGFTDLDGTRPHWARYNTEVVEPGLPADDSGYR from the coding sequence ATGACGAAACCGCTGACAGGAAAGATCGCGCTCGTCGCCGGGGCGACCCGGGGCGCCGGCCGGCAGATCGCGGTCCAGCTCGGCGCCGCCGGCGCCACGGTCTACGCCACCGGCCGCAGCAGCCGGGCCGGCCGCTCCGAGATGGACCGCCCGGAGACCATCGAGGAGACCGCCGAACTGGTCACCGCCGCCGGCGGCACCGGCATCGCGGTCCGGGTCGACCACCTCGTACCCGAGCAGGTCCGCGACCTGGTCGCCCGGATCGACGCCGAGCAGGGCCGGCTCGACGTGCTGGTCAACGACATCTGGGGCGGCGACCCCCTGACCACCTGGGAGAAGCCGGTCTGGGAGCAACCGCTGGAGGCCGGCTTCCGCAGCCTGCGTCTGGCGATCGACACGCACATCGTCACCGCCCACTTCGCCCTGCCGCTGATGATCCGCCGTCCCGGCGGCCTGGTGGTGGAGGTCGGCGACGGCACGCGGGAGCACAACGAGGCCAACTACCGCCTCTCGGTCTTCTACGACCTGGCCAAGGTCTCCGTGAACCGGCTCGCCTTCAGCTGGGCGCACGAGCTGAAGCCGCACGGCTGCACCGCCGTCGCGCTCACCCCGGGTTGGCTGCGGTCCGAGGCGATGCTGGAGCACTACGGCGTCACCGAGGAGAACTGGCGCGACGGCGCCGCCAAGGAACCGCACTTCGTCATGTCGGAGACGCCGGCCTTCGTCGGGCGCGCGGTGGCCGCCCTGGCCGCCGACCCGGACCGGGCCCGCTGGAACGGCGAGTCGCTCGACAGCGGAGGGCTGGCGCAGGTGTACGGCTTCACCGACCTGGACGGCACCCGGCCGCACTGGGCGCGCTACAACACGGAGGTGGTGGAGCCCGGCCTGCCGGCCGACGACAGCGGCTACCGCTGA
- a CDS encoding GNAT family N-acetyltransferase, with protein MRLRTARPDDASAVVAMRAIVHPYLVRGVESTRQMIAQPPPGEDWTAYVAEVDDAVVGWVSAYRNDRTSEPDVGEISTLHVHPEHRGRGAGTALLTAALGHLRDIGARRIRTWALPESLPFARRHGFTPSRELRYSALDLRPAPPMPEPPPGVRLLALTDVEPRRVYLAEVAAAADEPEDVPADAISYESWRSEIWDSPGLDHVASTVAEIGGEVVSFSLVQRDGDRMWSDYTGTVPAHRGRGLARLVKTAALHRAAAGGVRIAYTSNDEANAPMLAVNVRLGYRPVGSSWSCLRDLS; from the coding sequence GTGCGGCTCCGGACCGCCCGCCCCGACGACGCGTCCGCCGTGGTGGCGATGCGTGCGATCGTGCACCCCTACCTGGTGCGCGGCGTCGAGTCGACCCGGCAGATGATCGCCCAGCCCCCGCCCGGCGAGGACTGGACCGCGTACGTCGCCGAGGTCGACGACGCCGTGGTCGGCTGGGTGTCGGCGTACCGCAACGACCGGACCTCGGAGCCGGACGTCGGCGAGATCTCCACCCTGCACGTCCATCCCGAGCACCGGGGCCGGGGCGCCGGCACCGCGTTGCTGACCGCCGCGCTCGGGCACCTGCGCGACATCGGGGCGCGCCGGATCCGCACCTGGGCGCTGCCGGAGTCGCTGCCGTTCGCCCGCCGGCACGGCTTCACGCCGAGCCGGGAGCTGCGCTACTCGGCGCTGGACCTGCGGCCGGCCCCGCCGATGCCGGAGCCGCCGCCGGGCGTACGGCTGCTTGCGCTGACCGACGTCGAGCCGCGTCGGGTCTACCTGGCCGAGGTGGCGGCGGCGGCCGACGAGCCGGAGGACGTGCCCGCCGACGCGATCAGCTACGAGAGCTGGCGCTCCGAGATCTGGGACAGCCCGGGCCTGGACCACGTGGCCAGCACGGTGGCGGAAATCGGCGGCGAGGTGGTGTCCTTCAGCCTCGTCCAGCGCGACGGCGACCGGATGTGGTCGGACTACACCGGCACGGTGCCGGCGCACCGGGGGCGTGGGCTCGCGCGCCTGGTCAAGACGGCGGCACTGCACCGCGCCGCCGCCGGCGGGGTACGCATCGCCTACACCTCGAACGACGAGGCGAACGCGCCGATGCTGGCGGTCAACGTCCGGCTCGGCTACCGCCCGGTCGGCTCGAGCTGGTCCTGCCTGCGCGACCTTTCCTGA
- a CDS encoding DNA polymerase beta superfamily protein, which yields MHLLLSGIVGSVAYGLAGPGSDVDRIGVFAAPTVAFHGLRPPRESVVTTDPDVTLHEAAKWCRLAMSGNPTATELAWLPEDCYEVRTEFGDRLVAIRSAFLSAPRVRDAYLGYAGQQFRKLASRGDGTFSADTRRRTAKHARHLARLVHQGRLLYATGVLEIRLADPEWFRSFGERVAGGALDEARTLIAEAERDFDRVRTPLPDRPDEATVERWLLDVRAAHLPPAPSTP from the coding sequence ATGCACCTGCTGCTCTCCGGGATCGTCGGCTCGGTCGCGTACGGGCTGGCCGGGCCGGGCTCCGACGTCGACCGGATCGGCGTCTTCGCCGCGCCCACCGTCGCGTTCCACGGCCTGCGCCCGCCCCGCGAGTCGGTGGTGACCACCGACCCCGACGTCACCCTGCACGAGGCGGCAAAGTGGTGCCGCCTGGCGATGAGCGGCAACCCGACCGCCACCGAGCTGGCCTGGTTGCCGGAGGACTGCTACGAGGTCCGTACGGAGTTCGGCGACCGGTTGGTCGCCATCCGCTCGGCGTTCCTCAGCGCGCCCCGCGTCCGCGACGCCTACCTGGGTTACGCCGGCCAGCAGTTCCGCAAGCTGGCGTCCCGGGGCGACGGCACGTTCTCCGCCGACACCCGGCGGCGCACCGCCAAGCACGCCCGGCACCTGGCCCGGCTGGTGCACCAGGGCCGGCTGCTCTACGCCACCGGCGTGCTGGAGATCCGGCTCGCCGACCCGGAGTGGTTCCGCAGCTTCGGCGAGCGGGTGGCCGGCGGCGCGTTGGACGAGGCCCGGACGCTGATCGCCGAGGCGGAACGGGACTTCGACCGCGTCCGCACCCCGCTGCCGGACCGCCCGGACGAGGCGACCGTGGAGCGCTGGCTGCTCGACGTGCGCGCCGCCCACCTGCCACCGGCTCCCTCCACGCCCTGA